In Candidatus Epulonipiscium viviparus, one DNA window encodes the following:
- the spoIIAB gene encoding anti-sigma F factor produces MTTNYLDMNFQSISRNTSFVRATIGAFLSSLDLNMEELYDIKMAVSEAVTNAILHGYKNDPHQLVQLTCSYQESQTHFDITITVTDTGAGITNIDQARQAMFTTSEDAERAGLGFTVMETIMDAVEISSKVDVGTTVTLHMTVQK; encoded by the coding sequence ATGACTACAAACTACCTAGACATGAATTTTCAAAGTATTAGTAGAAATACTTCTTTTGTACGAGCAACAATCGGAGCTTTTTTATCTTCCTTAGATCTCAATATGGAAGAATTATATGATATCAAAATGGCAGTTTCCGAAGCTGTCACTAATGCTATTCTTCATGGCTACAAAAATGATCCTCACCAATTAGTTCAACTAACTTGCTCATATCAAGAATCTCAAACTCATTTTGATATTACTATAACAGTTACTGATACCGGAGCCGGAATAACTAATATTGATCAAGCACGTCAAGCCATGTTTACAACATCTGAAGATGCTGAACGTGCCGGTCTTGGCTTCACTGTTATGGAAACAATCATGGACGCAGTAGAAATTTCGTCAAAAGTAGATGTCGGTACAACAGTCACTCTACATATGACTGTTCAAAAGTAG
- a CDS encoding SigB/SigF/SigG family RNA polymerase sigma factor, whose amino-acid sequence MDTQTTNEQMEKTRLLILKAQGGDISAKELLVEQNLGLVWSLVKRFTNRGYDLDDLFQVGSIGLLKSIEKFDLKYPVAFSTYAVPMIVGEIKRFLRDDGLIKVSRSLKDLASKARNVKEDFQRQENREPTLKEISDILNVPCEEIAVSLEANMEVESLNAVVNPNSSATITLAEKIDQSPDEQKNIFENIYLKEIIKTLSSVERQIVNYRYFEDLTQLEIANRLGVSQVQISRIEKRVLEKLRQSIGNN is encoded by the coding sequence ATGGATACTCAAACAACCAATGAACAAATGGAAAAAACAAGGCTTCTCATCTTGAAAGCACAAGGTGGCGACATTAGTGCCAAAGAATTACTTGTTGAGCAAAACTTAGGACTTGTTTGGAGTCTTGTAAAACGTTTTACAAATCGTGGCTATGACTTAGACGATTTATTTCAAGTTGGTAGCATTGGGCTTTTAAAAAGCATTGAGAAGTTTGATCTAAAATATCCTGTTGCATTTTCTACTTATGCCGTACCAATGATTGTTGGAGAAATCAAACGTTTTCTAAGAGATGACGGTCTTATTAAAGTAAGTCGAAGCCTCAAGGATCTAGCATCTAAGGCTCGTAATGTAAAAGAAGATTTTCAAAGACAAGAAAATCGTGAGCCTACTCTCAAAGAAATCTCCGATATTCTAAATGTACCATGCGAAGAAATTGCAGTATCACTCGAGGCAAATATGGAGGTTGAATCTCTCAATGCTGTCGTAAATCCCAACAGCAGTGCTACTATTACTCTTGCCGAAAAAATAGATCAATCTCCCGATGAGCAAAAGAATATTTTTGAAAATATATATCTAAAAGAAATAATTAAAACGCTATCTAGTGTTGAACGACAAATTGTTAACTACAGATATTTTGAAGATTTAACGCAATTAGAAATAGCAAATAGACTGGGAGTTTCTCAAGTCCAAATTTCTCGAATCGAAAAACGTGTTCTAGAAAAACTTCGCCAGTCTATCGGCAATAATTAA
- the spoIIAA gene encoding anti-sigma F factor antagonist has translation MCLEAQINKNTLFINLDGEIDHHTSTGIRSEIDKLYDSSRISNIIFNFENVTFMDSSGVGLLMGRFRNVTISGGRVALVRVPKEIDKILNISGIYKLMNKFDDEEKALNHLQR, from the coding sequence ATGTGCCTTGAAGCTCAAATTAATAAAAATACTTTATTTATAAATTTAGACGGTGAAATCGATCATCACACCTCTACCGGTATTAGAAGCGAAATTGACAAATTATATGATTCATCTCGAATTAGTAATATAATATTTAATTTTGAAAACGTTACCTTTATGGACAGTTCTGGCGTTGGACTTTTGATGGGTCGTTTTAGAAATGTAACTATTAGTGGTGGCCGTGTTGCGCTTGTTAGGGTTCCAAAGGAGATTGACAAAATTTTAAACATTTCTGGAATATACAAACTAATGAATAAATTTGACGATGAAGAGAAGGCTCTTAATCATCTTCAAAGATAA
- a CDS encoding FAD-dependent oxidoreductase, whose amino-acid sequence MIKVTKQFDFVVIGGGISGLCMAISAARNGVNTALVQNRSMLGGNASSEMRVHVNGAERGGNFRNALESGIIMEILMANKNVNPESSYHIWDTVLWEKAKFQENLELFLNTNAFDLVVEDNKITKVIAVQNTTEIEFTLEAKYFADTTGDGTISAMAGADFTIGHEARSTYNESLAPEEANNHVMGSSCLFSMKDAGVKSPFKRPEWAYEYTREMLGKRGIPELTHGYWWIELDGEISETEDIKTELMKYLYGVFDYIKNSDHFPKEQTENLVIDWISSIAGKRESRRVYGDYVLNQNDIDKSVRFADAVAYGGWTMDDHSVGGIKSINPQERGTIWHPINDIYTIPYRSIYSRNINNLYIGGRCFSASHMALSSARVMATGATMGQAAGVAVAIALRENISPREVGQKYIDELQQRLIRDDCYIPGIPARDDYDLVKKDQVTITASSSIPGGEATNINGDYARRVDDVQNCWISAEMTSDEWINIDFGKSISAREVVLRFDPNFSCTLIPTQSYRTRARQPIHMPLVLVKDYVLLCEKDGNVVKEIVVNDNFQRLNKLDVSGIDFDTLKVVVKSTYGDKHARIFDIRVYE is encoded by the coding sequence ATGATAAAAGTCACTAAGCAATTTGATTTTGTAGTTATTGGCGGAGGAATTTCCGGATTATGTATGGCCATATCTGCCGCACGAAACGGTGTTAATACTGCCTTAGTTCAAAACAGATCTATGCTAGGAGGAAACGCAAGTAGCGAAATGCGCGTGCATGTAAACGGTGCCGAGCGTGGCGGAAACTTTAGAAATGCTCTCGAATCCGGAATCATCATGGAAATTTTAATGGCAAATAAAAATGTAAATCCAGAAAGCTCATATCATATCTGGGATACTGTACTTTGGGAAAAAGCTAAGTTTCAAGAAAATCTCGAATTATTTTTAAATACCAATGCATTTGATCTTGTAGTCGAAGATAATAAAATTACTAAAGTAATTGCAGTACAAAATACTACCGAAATCGAATTTACACTTGAAGCAAAATACTTTGCCGATACAACTGGTGATGGCACAATTTCTGCAATGGCAGGTGCGGACTTTACCATTGGCCACGAAGCTCGCTCAACATACAACGAGTCTCTTGCACCAGAAGAAGCAAACAACCATGTTATGGGTAGCTCTTGCCTATTCTCCATGAAAGATGCCGGCGTTAAAAGTCCTTTCAAACGTCCTGAATGGGCATATGAATATACACGCGAAATGCTTGGCAAACGTGGCATTCCAGAGCTTACTCATGGATACTGGTGGATAGAACTTGACGGTGAAATTTCTGAAACAGAAGATATTAAGACTGAACTTATGAAATATTTGTACGGTGTATTTGATTATATAAAAAATAGTGACCATTTTCCTAAGGAGCAAACAGAAAATCTTGTAATAGATTGGATTAGCTCCATTGCAGGTAAGCGCGAATCTAGAAGAGTTTATGGCGATTATGTGTTAAACCAAAATGATATCGATAAGTCTGTAAGATTTGCAGATGCGGTAGCATATGGCGGATGGACAATGGACGACCACTCTGTTGGAGGCATCAAATCTATTAACCCTCAGGAGCGCGGAACTATCTGGCATCCTATCAACGATATTTATACAATTCCTTATCGTTCCATCTATAGCAGAAATATCAATAACCTATATATCGGCGGTCGATGCTTTAGTGCTTCTCATATGGCCCTTAGCTCTGCTCGTGTTATGGCAACCGGAGCCACTATGGGTCAAGCTGCCGGAGTTGCAGTTGCTATTGCGCTTCGCGAAAATATTTCTCCAAGAGAAGTCGGTCAAAAATATATCGATGAGCTACAACAAAGGCTTATTCGCGACGACTGCTATATTCCTGGCATTCCAGCAAGAGACGACTACGACCTTGTCAAAAAAGACCAGGTAACAATCACAGCATCTTCTAGTATACCAGGCGGCGAAGCTACAAATATCAATGGCGACTATGCTAGACGAGTTGACGACGTTCAAAACTGCTGGATCTCGGCTGAAATGACTAGCGATGAGTGGATCAATATTGACTTTGGCAAATCCATCTCTGCAAGAGAAGTTGTCTTGCGATTCGACCCTAACTTTAGCTGCACACTAATTCCAACTCAATCTTATAGAACCAGAGCAAGGCAACCAATTCACATGCCTCTAGTTTTAGTAAAAGATTATGTTTTGCTTTGCGAAAAAGATGGCAACGTTGTAAAAGAAATCGT
- a CDS encoding energy-coupling factor transporter transmembrane component T family protein produces the protein MVRDITIGQFYPVQSAIHSLDPRTKIIMVFIYIAAVFMVDTFWGYGFILVGLFLTVKASNVPMKYLLKGLKGIMIFLMFSVILNVFFVGGETLLFQWGFVKIYKEGILMAIQMGLRLILLVVGSSVLTLTTSPIRLTDGIESLLSPFKKIGVPAHEIAMMMSIALRFIPILLEETDKIMKAQTARGAEFDKGNIIKRAKAYIPILVPLFISAFTRADELAMAMEARCYHGGAGRTKLNPLRYQRSDGIAIVATLIFGVLCWLL, from the coding sequence ATGGTTCGTGATATCACAATAGGACAATTTTATCCAGTGCAATCAGCAATCCATTCACTTGACCCTCGAACAAAAATTATAATGGTATTTATCTATATTGCGGCAGTATTTATGGTGGATACCTTTTGGGGGTATGGATTTATACTGGTGGGATTGTTTTTAACTGTTAAAGCTAGTAATGTGCCAATGAAATATTTGCTTAAAGGTTTAAAAGGAATTATGATCTTTTTGATGTTTTCGGTAATTTTGAATGTGTTTTTTGTTGGAGGCGAAACGCTGTTATTTCAGTGGGGCTTTGTAAAAATATATAAAGAAGGAATTTTGATGGCGATACAAATGGGTCTTCGATTAATATTGTTGGTAGTTGGTTCATCAGTATTAACATTAACGACATCGCCAATTAGATTAACAGATGGAATAGAGAGCTTGTTGAGCCCGTTTAAAAAAATTGGTGTACCAGCCCATGAAATTGCGATGATGATGAGTATTGCATTAAGATTTATTCCAATTTTGCTAGAAGAAACAGACAAGATAATGAAAGCGCAAACAGCAAGGGGGGCAGAGTTTGACAAAGGAAATATTATAAAAAGAGCGAAAGCATATATTCCGATATTGGTGCCATTATTTATTTCTGCATTTACGAGAGCAGATGAGCTAGCGATGGCGATGGAGGCTCGTTGCTACCATGGAGGAGCGGGCAGGACAAAGCTAAATCCTCTGAGATATCAAAGATCTGATGGAATAGCGATTGTGGCGACACTGATATTTGGAGTACTCTGCTGGTTGCTATAA
- the truA gene encoding tRNA pseudouridine(38-40) synthase TruA, giving the protein MNKKFIVAYKGTRYNGFARQAGDKVVGSGIQTISAELELAIEKITQQQVRIVGAGRTDAGVHALAQVCIANIDTQIGNSGLLLALNNKLPVDIVIKSIEDAEEGFHPTFSGKRKMYRYQILNTTVSCPFVAEFVYHFPHKLDVEEMKVAASELVGTHDFRAFCAAKSNVLKKGSSTERTIFDIVVARGDDEIIKIDVTGDGFLYNMVRIIAGTLIDKGLGRGMPIAKILEMRERKNAGKTAPASGLTMIGVEY; this is encoded by the coding sequence TTGAATAAAAAATTTATTGTGGCCTACAAAGGCACCCGTTATAATGGATTTGCAAGGCAGGCGGGCGACAAAGTTGTAGGCTCGGGCATTCAAACTATATCAGCGGAGCTGGAGCTAGCAATCGAAAAAATTACGCAACAGCAAGTGAGAATAGTGGGTGCCGGTCGCACTGATGCGGGCGTTCATGCATTGGCTCAGGTGTGTATAGCAAATATAGATACGCAAATTGGTAACTCGGGATTGTTGCTTGCTTTAAACAATAAGTTGCCAGTTGATATTGTAATAAAGTCTATTGAAGATGCCGAAGAAGGATTTCATCCAACTTTTTCTGGAAAGCGTAAAATGTATAGGTATCAAATTTTGAATACAACAGTGTCCTGTCCATTTGTCGCAGAATTTGTATATCACTTTCCTCATAAATTGGATGTTGAAGAAATGAAGGTAGCTGCATCAGAGCTGGTGGGAACACACGATTTTAGAGCCTTTTGTGCAGCAAAGTCGAATGTTCTAAAAAAGGGGTCATCTACGGAGCGTACAATTTTTGATATTGTGGTGGCGAGGGGAGATGATGAGATTATAAAAATCGATGTTACAGGAGATGGATTTTTATATAATATGGTGAGAATTATAGCAGGAACTTTGATAGATAAGGGGCTAGGGAGAGGAATGCCTATAGCAAAAATCTTGGAAATGCGAGAAAGAAAAAATGCAGGCAAAACTGCACCTGCATCGGGACTCACTATGATTGGAGTAGAATATTAA
- a CDS encoding S1C family serine protease, whose protein sequence is MINNDDSNNQHNLNNNDDNIFLDDNDTNNKSNNNNGMGFLKFVAGMVVVSIVGGGVAGGSYAFLNDYLTQQSLVDAKIAGPIKTADIIEPKLTPVVAAMTAPNTITQIAENVGPSIVSIINNQSVTNWIMEYQASGLGSGVIFKEDDEKIYIITNAHVVEGAETLTVTFIGNEKVSAEVVGMDSLTDVAVISVDKKEVPVELINKISIAPLGDSDQIRVGDLAIAIGTPLDEAYNNTVTAGIISAINRTIDVSAESEMRLIQTDAAINPGNSGGALIGPSGEVIGINTIKLVDDKVEGMGFAIPINDVKIIVDELVEHGRIIRPSLGITGATMTQDIAQFEIPVGVYVASVVPGSAADIGGMKQHDIILEFDGVKITSIEELRELLKGKEVGDQVVVRLSRSGESMDLNLTLTEVEQPAITEEMPQPEKKEIPVPNQIFPFGW, encoded by the coding sequence ATGATAAACAATGATGATAGTAATAATCAACATAACTTAAATAATAATGATGATAATATATTTTTAGATGATAACGATACAAATAATAAAAGCAACAATAATAATGGAATGGGGTTTTTAAAATTTGTTGCAGGCATGGTAGTGGTTAGCATTGTGGGTGGAGGCGTTGCAGGAGGTTCATATGCTTTTTTGAATGATTACTTAACGCAACAAAGTCTTGTAGACGCCAAAATAGCGGGACCAATTAAAACTGCGGATATTATAGAACCAAAACTAACCCCTGTTGTTGCAGCAATGACGGCTCCGAATACTATTACGCAAATAGCAGAAAATGTAGGACCGTCTATTGTTTCTATTATTAATAATCAGTCTGTAACCAATTGGATTATGGAATATCAGGCTTCGGGGCTGGGCTCTGGAGTAATTTTTAAAGAGGATGACGAAAAAATTTATATTATCACCAATGCTCATGTGGTCGAAGGGGCAGAGACGCTGACTGTAACATTTATAGGAAATGAAAAGGTGAGCGCAGAAGTAGTAGGTATGGATTCGTTAACTGATGTTGCCGTGATTTCGGTAGATAAAAAAGAGGTACCGGTGGAGTTGATAAATAAAATATCAATTGCGCCGCTGGGAGATAGCGATCAGATACGTGTTGGAGATCTAGCGATCGCGATTGGAACGCCGTTGGACGAGGCATATAATAATACGGTAACGGCGGGAATAATAAGTGCCATAAATCGAACAATAGATGTAAGTGCAGAGAGTGAAATGAGATTGATCCAAACTGATGCTGCAATAAATCCGGGAAATAGCGGAGGTGCGTTGATAGGGCCTTCGGGAGAGGTAATAGGAATCAATACGATTAAATTGGTGGATGATAAAGTAGAAGGAATGGGATTTGCAATACCGATTAACGATGTAAAGATAATAGTAGATGAGCTAGTAGAACATGGACGAATTATTAGACCATCGTTAGGAATAACTGGTGCAACGATGACGCAGGATATTGCGCAATTTGAGATACCGGTGGGAGTATATGTAGCGAGCGTTGTACCTGGAAGCGCGGCAGATATTGGAGGAATGAAGCAACATGATATAATCTTAGAATTTGATGGTGTAAAAATTACTAGTATAGAAGAATTGAGAGAGTTATTAAAAGGCAAAGAAGTTGGAGATCAAGTGGTGGTGAGATTGTCAAGATCTGGAGAAAGTATGGATCTAAACTTGACATTAACAGAAGTAGAGCAGCCTGCAATAACAGAAGAAATGCCTCAGCCAGAAAAGAAAGAAATACCAGTTCCGAATCAAATTTTTCCGTTTGGATGGTAA